From Thunnus maccoyii chromosome 21, fThuMac1.1, whole genome shotgun sequence, the proteins below share one genomic window:
- the LOC121888167 gene encoding C-C chemokine receptor type 1-like has product MESTTPDYNYTYDDDDEKPVGPCNRDSDNLLGAQLSTIYYFMFLFSLFGNGLVLVIIHRFEKLTTVTNILLLNLVVSSLIFMSSLPFLGVYKQLSNWIFGKVMCKIVGSVYYLGFYSSVLFLTLLTFDRHLAVVYSMGGSQVRNQRYALLSCAVVWLVSGLACIPQMILHTTFIHHMTNKTLCQEHPGYLTFVDADKLRDSRFYLQLFLFLLFPLIVIVYCYIRIAITVISSKIVTKFKTVRLIFIIVLLFFICWTPFNVVQLLPDEDLSCEELQKRGYALQVTRDIAYIYFCISPIFYTFVGRKFQSYFRQLLVKRFPGLKKHISVSQVSRTSMSTKSTQNEL; this is encoded by the exons ATGGAATCAACAACTCCCGATTATAACTATACttatgacgatgatgatgagaaGCCGGTTGGACCATGTAATCGGGACAGTGACAACTTACTGGGAGCTCAACTGTCCACCATTTACTACTTCATGTTTCTCTTCAGTCTCTTTGGCAACGGGCTGGTCCTGGTCATCATCCATCG GTTTGAGAAGCTGACCACTGTGACCAACATCTTGCTGCTGAACCTAGTGGTGTCCTCCCTGATCTTCATGAGCAGTCTTCCCTTCTTGGGAGTCTACAAGCAGCTCTCCAACTGGATCTTTGGCAAAGTAATGTGCAAGATTGTAGGCAGTGTCTACTACCTGGGTTTCTACAGTTCTGTCCTGTTTCTAACTCTCCTGACCTTCGACCGACACCTTGCTGTTGTTTACTCCATGGGTGGGTCACAGGTGAGGAATCAACGCTATGCGCTGCTCTCCTGTGCTGTGGTGTGGCTGGTCAGTGGTCTGGCGTGCATCCCACAGATGATTCTCCACACAACTTTTATTCATCATATGACCAACAAAACACTCTGTCAGGAACATCCTGGTTACTTGACATTTGTTGATGCAGACAAGCTGAGAGATTCTAGATTTTATCTtcaacttttccttttcttgctcTTTCCTCTGATTGTTATTGTGTACTGCTACATTAGGATTGCTATCACTGTCATATCATCCAAGATAGTTACCAAGTTCAAGACAGTCAGGCTGATATTTATCATtgtcctgttgttttttatatgctGGACCCCATTCAATGTTGTACAACTATTACCTGATGAAGACCTGTCCTGTGAGGAATTACAGAAGAGGGGTTATGCACTTCAAGTCACTCGTGACATTGCCTACATTTACTTCTGCATCAGTCCCATCTTCTATACATTTGTTGGGAGAAAATTCCAGAGCTACTTCAGACAGCTGCTGGTGAAACGCTTCCCAGGGTTAAAGAAGCATATTTCTGTCAGTCAGGTCAGCAGAACTAGTATGTCCACAAAAAGTACACAAAATGAATTATAG